Within Cystobacter ferrugineus, the genomic segment GGGTCAGCCAGGCCCTCGCCGCGGACGGCAAGCTGCAGCCCGGCGAGCAGTGTGACGACGGCAACACCCAGAGCGGTGACGGATGTAGCGCCACCGGCACGCTGGAGGCCGGCTTCCTCTGTCACCTCCCCGGCAAGCCGTGCTCCGCGGCGAGCCTGTGCGGCAACGGCGTGGTCAACTCGGGCGAGCTGTGCGACGACGGCAACACCGTGGACAACGGCAACGGCTGCTCCGCGACGTGCGACCTGTCCTTGTGCGGCAATGGCACGCTCGACAACCGTGCCTACCCGAACTACGCGCAGGAGATCTGCGACGACGGCAACCGCTTCGACGGCGACGGCTGCAACCGCCTGTGCGAGGTGGAGCCGGGCCAGGCGTGCGCGGGCGCTCCGAGCCGGTGCGTGCGCGCGGGCGTAGCGCTGTTCAACACGGGCGTGGACGCGAACAACCGCCGCCTGGAGGGAACCGCGGTGGATCCGCACTGGTTCTACCGGGGCACCACCACGGGCGCCACCACGGGCGGGCGCACGGCCAGTGACTGGCCGCAGGAAGTCCAGACGGCGCGCTTCATGGACCCTCTGGGAGCGATCACCTGCGTGTACCAGGACTTCATCATCCCCTCGACCACCACGCTCTCGCGCTTCCGCATGCGCGTGGCGACCTTCAACGACAACGAGTTCGACACCGCGTCGGTGAACGGCGTGGCCTTCACCCCCACTGTCATCAGCCAACCGGCGGGCCAGCCCTGGCAGAAGAACATCATCCGCGAGCTGGGCACCACGGCGGCCTGGCGCACCGGGCTCAACCGGCTGGAGCTGTGCAACGAGAACGACGACGGTCCGCCCAATGCCTTCCGCTACCTGTTCGTGGATGCCTACGACGACACGTGTGGGGACGGAGCCATCTCCCCCCGCGAGGAGTGCGATGACGGGAACAGCGTCTCCAACGACGGCTGCAGCGCCACCTGTGGCATCGAGACGGCCTATGGCTGCACGGGCGAGCCCAGCCGGTGCGCGCGGACGTGTGGCAATGGAGTGCTCAACCCGGGCGAGCTGTGCGACGACGGGAACCTGACCACGGGAGATGGCTGCGATACGCGCTGCCGGGTGGAGGCGGGGTACTCGTGCCCCACCGCGGGCAGCGCCTGCGTCCAGCAGTGCGGAAATGGCGTCATCAACCCGGGCGAGCTGTGTGATGACGGCAACACCTTCAACTCCGATGGGTGCTCCGCCGCGTGCCGGGTGGAGAATGGCTATGAGTGCCATGGGGCACCGTCCGTGTGCGGCACCCTGTGTGGCAACGGCCGGATGGACCCGGGCGAGCTGTGCGACGACGGCAACGTGTCCTTGGGGGATGGGTGCTCGTCGGCCTGTACCCTCGAACTGGGCTATGTGTGCCCCACCGCGGGCGCGCCATGCGTGAAGAGCTGTGGCAACGGCAAGGTCGAGCAGGGAGAGCTGTGCGATGACGGGAACCTGACCTCGGGGGACGGATGCGCCACCGAGTGCCGGGTGGAGCCGGGCTACTCCTGCTCCGCCCCCACGAGCGCTCCGTCCACGTGCGCCGAGACGTGTGGCAATGGCGTGCTGGAGGAGAACGAGACCTGCGACGATGGCAACAAGAGCGCGGGCGATGGCTGCTCGCCGGGCTGCCGCGTGGATCCGGGCTACTCCTGCAGCGGGGCGCCGAGCACCTGTGCGACCCTCTGCGGTGACGGCATCGTGGCGGGCGCCGAGCAGTGCGATCACGGCAACACGGAGCCGGGCGATGGCTGCTCCAGCACGTGCCAGATCGAAGCGGGCTGGACCTGCCCCTCGCCGGGGACGGAGTGCACCCAGGTGTGCGGCAACGGCGTGCTGGACATCGGCGAGCAGTGCGATGACCAGAACACCCAGGCGGGCGATGGCTGCGGTGCCACCTGCCGGCAGGAGACGGGCTACTACTGCAGCGGGGCACCCAGCGTGTGCGTCACCTCGTGCGGTGACGGCCAGGTGGCGGGCACCGAGGCGTGCGACGACGGCAACCTGGAGGACGGTGATGCGTGCTCGCCCCGCTGCCGCCTGAACCTGGGCCAGGCGTGCACCTCGTCCAACGCCTGTGAGGGCGTGTGCAGCCCGGCCACCAACACCTGCGTGGTCGCCAATGTCTGCGGCAACGGCCTCACCGAGCAGGGCGAGGCGTGTGACGACGCGAACACGGCCTCGGGCGACGGCTGCGGCGCGGTGTGCGCCATCGAGCCGGGCTACAGATGCCAGGGCCAGCCCTCCGTCTGCACCTCGGAGCCGCCCGACACCACCCTCGTCCGGGGCCCGCCCTCCGTCGGGGCCAACCCCAACGCCGGGTTCGAGTTCTCCTCGAACGATCCGGGGGCCCGCTTCGAGTGCAGCCTGGACGATGGGCCCTACCAACCCTGTGAGGACACCTACGTCGTCACTCCGGGCCAGCACACGCTGCGCGCTCGCGCGGTGGACGCCGCGGGCAACGTGGATCCAACGCCCGTCGAGCACACCTGGCGGGTGCTGGATGACAACCGCTCGCTCGCGGGTGGAGGCTGCAGCGCCGTGCCCACGCCCTCGGTGCTGGGCCTGTTGGGACTGCTGGCCCTGCGTCGGCGCAACCGCCGCTAGTGGAAAGGGGGCCCCCGGAGCAGGCGTCCGGGGATCCCCGTCTCGGGGGGCCTCAGCGCCCCGACAGCGCGGCGCGTAGCCACAGCCACGCGTTGCCGAACCCCGGAGTGATGCACAACAGCGTCCACCGCACCTGACGGAGCTGCGCGCCCGTCAGGTGCAGCATCGGCTCGATCAGCGCCAGGGCCTCGGCCGGCTGCTTCTGCCGGGCGAGCAGCCGCGCCAGATCCAACCGCGGCGCGAAGAGCGAGGGATCCAACCGCAGGGCTTCCCTCAACAGGATGATGGCCTGGGGGCGCTCCTGCTTGCGCTGGAGGGCGAAGCGGCCGCGCAGCAGCATCCGCACCGCGTCGGCCTGACGCCCCTTCTCCAGGTGCATCCGCGACACCTGCTGCCACAGGCCCACCTGGGCCGGGAACGT encodes:
- a CDS encoding DUF4215 domain-containing protein → MNMHPKTAWTRPALVGLTLLFTSVGCQTQQEPPSASPALLTRVSQALAADGKLQPGEQCDDGNTQSGDGCSATGTLEAGFLCHLPGKPCSAASLCGNGVVNSGELCDDGNTVDNGNGCSATCDLSLCGNGTLDNRAYPNYAQEICDDGNRFDGDGCNRLCEVEPGQACAGAPSRCVRAGVALFNTGVDANNRRLEGTAVDPHWFYRGTTTGATTGGRTASDWPQEVQTARFMDPLGAITCVYQDFIIPSTTTLSRFRMRVATFNDNEFDTASVNGVAFTPTVISQPAGQPWQKNIIRELGTTAAWRTGLNRLELCNENDDGPPNAFRYLFVDAYDDTCGDGAISPREECDDGNSVSNDGCSATCGIETAYGCTGEPSRCARTCGNGVLNPGELCDDGNLTTGDGCDTRCRVEAGYSCPTAGSACVQQCGNGVINPGELCDDGNTFNSDGCSAACRVENGYECHGAPSVCGTLCGNGRMDPGELCDDGNVSLGDGCSSACTLELGYVCPTAGAPCVKSCGNGKVEQGELCDDGNLTSGDGCATECRVEPGYSCSAPTSAPSTCAETCGNGVLEENETCDDGNKSAGDGCSPGCRVDPGYSCSGAPSTCATLCGDGIVAGAEQCDHGNTEPGDGCSSTCQIEAGWTCPSPGTECTQVCGNGVLDIGEQCDDQNTQAGDGCGATCRQETGYYCSGAPSVCVTSCGDGQVAGTEACDDGNLEDGDACSPRCRLNLGQACTSSNACEGVCSPATNTCVVANVCGNGLTEQGEACDDANTASGDGCGAVCAIEPGYRCQGQPSVCTSEPPDTTLVRGPPSVGANPNAGFEFSSNDPGARFECSLDDGPYQPCEDTYVVTPGQHTLRARAVDAAGNVDPTPVEHTWRVLDDNRSLAGGGCSAVPTPSVLGLLGLLALRRRNRR
- a CDS encoding tetratricopeptide repeat protein, which produces MLFGRKTPPSRSELIVAADRARSKGKLKRAIVGYRKALELEPKDPAVLGKLAPLLARTNETEASLKLFREAAQVHLDKGFADKALAVYTQAAETFPAQVGLWQQVSRMHLEKGRQADAVRMLLRGRFALQRKQERPQAIILLREALRLDPSLFAPRLDLARLLARQKQPAEALALIEPMLHLTGAQLRQVRWTLLCITPGFGNAWLWLRAALSGR